CCCAACCCCCAGGCGCGCGAGGCCTGCGTCCGCTCCCTCGCCAGCCGCTTGGAGAGCTGCCCCCGGGTGGCTCCCGCCCAGCGCGACGATTGCGTGCGCTCGGCCCTGGGGCTCGGTTCTCCCGTGACAGGCCAGCTGAATTCCCTTCGCGGCCAGCTCAACAACATCCGTGCCCAGGCCCAAAGGCTCTGCGGACAGATGCCGCCGCAGGAGCGGGCCGCCTGCGTCCGCAGTCTCTATCCCCCGGCCCCTCCGTCGAACTAGGCGGCCGGAAGGTTCGATCCGCCGGAAGGTTCGATCCGCCGTTTCATGAAGCCGGCCCCCGCGCCCCCGGGCGCGGGGGCCGGCCCGCTTCGGGCAGCGGCCGCTTGGCCCGTTCCCGGAATTGCCTGCGGGCCTTATCCCGTGGAGAATGGGGCCTCCCGCGTTGCCGGGGATTTTCCAAGCCGCCAGAAGATAAAGGAGTCCGGATGCGCCGCGCGCTGGGCCTGCTCCTCCTATGGACCGTCCTTCTCGCCACCTCCCTCTCGTGGGCGGGCGGGGGCGGCGCCGAATCGCCGCTCCTCCGGGTGCCCTGGAAGGTGACCGAGCACCGCCTCCCGAACGGGATGCGGGCCCTCCTCCTTCCCGACAAGCGCGCCCCGGCCGTGGTCTTCCTGGTCTGGTACCAGGTGGGCAGCCGCGAGGAGCGGGCCGGGAAGACCGGCCTCGCCCACCTCCTCGAGCACATGATGTTCCGGGGGACGAAGGAGCGCTCGGGCAAGGAGTTCAGCAACCTCATCAAGCGGAACGGCGGCAGCCACAACGCCTTCACCAGCTACGACTACACCGCCTACTACGAGCGGATGCCCGCCGACCGGCTCGAGCTCGTCATGCAGCTCGAGGCCGACCGCATGGTGAACCTCGAGCTAAGGAAGGAGGACTTCGAGCCGGAGAAGAACGTGGTGCTCGAGGAGCGCCGCACCCGGACCGACGACTCCCCGACCTCCCTGCTCTTCGAGCAGGTCCAGGCGGCCGCCTTTACCGCCCATCCCTACCGCAACCCCATCATCGGCTGGGAGAGGGACATCCGCTCCCTCGGGCTGGACGACCTGCGGGAGTTCTACCGGCGCTACTACGACCCGGCGAACGCCATCGCCGTCATCGTGGGGGATTTCGAGCCGGAGCAGGCCGTCCGCCTGCTGGAGAAGCACTTCGGCCCCGTCCCCACCCGCAAGCCCGCCGGGCGGCCCGCGTTCCAGCAGAACGCCGAGCGGGTGGAGCGGCGCGTCGTCGTCCGGAAGGAGGCGGAACTGCCCTACCTCTCCATGGCCCATCACGCCCCCCACTGGAAGAGCGGGGACGGCCACGCCCTCGCCATGCTCGAGGCCGTCCTGGGCGGAGGGGAGACGAGCCGCCTCCACCAGCGCCTCGTGCGCAGGGACCAGATCGCCCTGAGCGCCGGGGCCGACTACACCTACATCTCCGTGGACCCGGGCCTCTTCTATCT
This genomic interval from Candidatus Tectomicrobia bacterium contains the following:
- a CDS encoding insulinase family protein, translated to MRRALGLLLLWTVLLATSLSWAGGGGAESPLLRVPWKVTEHRLPNGMRALLLPDKRAPAVVFLVWYQVGSREERAGKTGLAHLLEHMMFRGTKERSGKEFSNLIKRNGGSHNAFTSYDYTAYYERMPADRLELVMQLEADRMVNLELRKEDFEPEKNVVLEERRTRTDDSPTSLLFEQVQAAAFTAHPYRNPIIGWERDIRSLGLDDLREFYRRYYDPANAIAVIVGDFEPEQAVRLLEKHFGPVPTRKPAGRPAFQQNAERVERRVVVRKEAELPYLSMAHHAPHWKSGDGHALAMLEAVLGGGETSRLHQRLVRRDQIALSAGADYTYISVDPGLFYLFAQPVPGKKAEEVERAIQEELDRLIKEGVTREELDRALRSVEAQTVFSMDNPFYRAMLLGRAAVAGDWRLVESFLPGLAKVKPEDVVRVAKAYLGPEARTTGVLVPLPLERKPRRPPASLPHGPADGGR